A stretch of Kyrpidia spormannii DNA encodes these proteins:
- a CDS encoding 3-hydroxyacyl-CoA dehydrogenase family protein, whose translation MSIDAVNRISVVGSGAMGTQIAAVCALAGYPVKVQDIATESLERARQVLTEQLEKRVQKGKLSREQVDGAWSRLSWTTDLAEAVGDADYVIEAIVEKLDAKRELFARLDELAPAHAILATNSSTIVSSKIADATRRPENVCNMHFFNPVLVMELVEVVMNPQTSEDTADTAVELCRRIGKTPILLKKEISGFVANRLLMALFKEAMYLYEQGIAEFKDIDLAATKALNHPMGPFTLMDFTGLDVNYHVMQQQYAETGDPAMKPPEILREKFERGEFGRKSGKGFYTYE comes from the coding sequence GTGTCCATCGATGCGGTGAACCGAATCAGCGTGGTGGGTTCCGGAGCGATGGGAACCCAGATTGCGGCAGTGTGCGCTTTGGCCGGGTACCCGGTCAAGGTGCAGGACATCGCGACCGAGAGCCTCGAACGGGCCCGGCAGGTGCTGACCGAGCAGTTGGAGAAACGGGTACAGAAGGGAAAATTATCCCGGGAACAGGTGGACGGAGCCTGGAGCCGGTTGTCATGGACGACGGATCTCGCCGAAGCGGTGGGGGATGCGGACTACGTGATTGAGGCGATCGTGGAGAAGCTCGATGCAAAACGGGAGCTGTTCGCTCGGTTGGATGAGCTGGCACCGGCCCACGCCATCCTCGCCACCAACAGTTCCACCATTGTCAGTTCAAAAATCGCCGATGCCACCCGGCGGCCGGAGAACGTATGCAATATGCATTTTTTCAATCCGGTCCTGGTCATGGAACTCGTCGAAGTGGTGATGAACCCCCAAACTTCTGAGGATACGGCGGATACGGCCGTGGAGCTGTGCCGGCGCATCGGCAAAACCCCGATCCTCCTAAAAAAAGAGATCTCGGGATTTGTTGCGAATCGGCTGCTCATGGCTTTGTTCAAGGAAGCGATGTATCTCTATGAACAGGGGATCGCTGAGTTTAAAGACATCGACTTGGCGGCGACCAAGGCCCTGAACCACCCCATGGGTCCCTTTACGCTCATGGATTTTACGGGGCTTGATGTCAATTATCATGTCATGCAGCAACAATACGCCGAAACCGGGGACCCGGCCATGAAGCCGCCCGAAATCCTGCGAGAGAAGTTCGAGCGGGGAGAATTCGGGAGAAAATCCGGCAAAGGGTTTTATACGTACGAGTAG
- a CDS encoding SDR family oxidoreductase, with translation MVHARDLFDLTGKVAIITGGGRGLGREIALGYAEMGADVVLCSRRVENCEQVAEEVRALGRKALPLACNVAEPENVRRVVDESLRTFGHIDILVNNSGASWGAPAVDMPLDAWHKVMETNVTGTFLMSQAVGRHMIERGQGGRIVNIASVAGLVGSPPEVLDAVGYSASKGAIISLTRDLAVKWARYNILVNAIAPGFFPTKMSRVILERNGDTILRGTPLGRFGEEGELKGVAIFLASSASSYVTGHVLTVDGGSTVM, from the coding sequence GTGGTACACGCCCGGGATTTGTTTGATTTAACGGGGAAAGTGGCGATCATCACCGGTGGGGGTCGGGGATTGGGCCGGGAGATCGCACTGGGGTACGCGGAGATGGGGGCCGATGTGGTGCTGTGTTCCCGAAGGGTGGAGAATTGTGAGCAGGTGGCCGAAGAGGTGCGGGCTTTGGGACGAAAGGCCCTGCCCTTGGCGTGTAACGTGGCGGAACCTGAGAATGTGCGCCGGGTGGTGGATGAGTCCCTGAGGACCTTCGGCCACATCGATATTCTTGTGAATAATAGTGGCGCATCCTGGGGAGCGCCAGCGGTGGATATGCCCCTGGATGCCTGGCACAAAGTCATGGAAACCAACGTCACCGGCACGTTTTTGATGTCCCAGGCGGTGGGGAGGCACATGATTGAGCGGGGGCAAGGCGGGCGGATCGTCAACATTGCCTCGGTGGCGGGCCTTGTCGGGTCTCCTCCGGAGGTGCTCGATGCCGTGGGATACAGTGCCAGTAAAGGGGCGATCATCAGTTTAACCCGGGATTTGGCTGTAAAATGGGCCCGGTACAACATTCTGGTGAACGCCATTGCCCCGGGATTTTTCCCGACCAAGATGAGCCGGGTGATCCTCGAACGAAACGGAGACACCATTCTGCGGGGGACGCCTCTGGGGCGATTTGGCGAGGAAGGTGAATTAAAGGGTGTGGCCATCTTCTTGGCCTCATCGGCATCGAGCTATGTGACCGGCCATGTCCTGACAGTGGACGGGGGCTCCACTGTGATGTGA
- a CDS encoding nitroreductase family protein — MEVLEAIRQRREVTQFLDARVEPAVLRAVVEAGYRAPTGNHLISRELIVIQDRGILTRLTQTTPYMPWLAGAAAGIVVTGRPDVSKYWVQDGSIACAFMWLVAVEQGLGMAFGAVYHAQDAEESARREGYAREVLHLPDDRRVLAILGVGRPAAWPEGKPPHAKEQVIFLDRFGQPWQE; from the coding sequence GTGGAGGTGCTGGAGGCGATTCGGCAGCGCCGCGAAGTAACGCAGTTTCTGGATGCGCGGGTGGAACCGGCGGTGCTCCGGGCGGTGGTGGAGGCGGGATATCGGGCTCCCACGGGGAATCACCTGATTTCCAGAGAACTGATTGTAATCCAAGATCGCGGAATTTTGACTCGGTTGACCCAAACCACGCCGTATATGCCCTGGTTGGCCGGCGCTGCGGCGGGAATTGTGGTGACCGGACGGCCGGATGTGAGCAAATATTGGGTGCAGGATGGCTCCATCGCCTGTGCCTTTATGTGGCTCGTGGCGGTGGAGCAGGGGCTGGGGATGGCTTTTGGTGCCGTGTACCACGCCCAGGACGCCGAGGAATCGGCCCGCCGGGAGGGCTATGCCCGGGAAGTTCTCCACCTGCCGGATGATCGGCGGGTTTTGGCGATCCTCGGGGTGGGCCGGCCGGCGGCATGGCCGGAGGGGAAACCGCCTCATGCCAAAGAGCAGGTGATTTTCCTTGATCGCTTCGGGCAGCCCTGGCAAGAGTAG
- a CDS encoding acetamidase/formamidase family protein: MNDSKGSPTVFVNTFTNGVLDPNQPMLGPVRDGGHIVANTTPGCWGPMITPAIRGGHEVTQPVFVAGAEVGDAIAIRIQSIRVTSIATASGNDRTVEGSFLGDPFCAAKCPVCGTMYPETRIEGIGPHSIRCTNCGADASPFQFTNGYTIAFDENYELGVTLPRGAAERIAADGRQFMATPEHSIQNPIVTFAPHDIVGAVARVRPFLGQLGTTPSRPMPDSHNAGDFGSFLLGAPHQYALTQEELDEARTDGHMDIARVREGAILVCPVKVPGGGVYLGDMHALQGDGEIAGHTCDVSGVVTLQVHVIKGANLEGPILIPNEEDLPYLARPLTESEKALAKAQATKWGFDAIEETAPVSVVGSGATLNAATDNALERAARLFGMSVPEVKNRATITGSIEIGRHPGVVTATFLVPVDRLAKVGLLPLIQEQYRL, translated from the coding sequence ATGAACGACTCAAAGGGTAGTCCGACCGTGTTCGTGAACACATTTACGAATGGAGTGCTCGACCCAAACCAGCCGATGTTGGGGCCTGTACGGGACGGCGGACACATTGTGGCCAACACAACCCCGGGATGTTGGGGACCCATGATCACGCCGGCCATCCGAGGTGGCCATGAGGTGACCCAGCCAGTTTTTGTTGCTGGAGCCGAGGTCGGAGACGCTATCGCAATCCGTATCCAGTCCATCCGAGTCACCTCCATAGCAACCGCGTCCGGAAACGACCGTACGGTGGAAGGCAGTTTCCTCGGGGACCCGTTCTGCGCAGCCAAATGTCCGGTGTGTGGCACGATGTATCCGGAAACACGCATCGAAGGTATCGGCCCTCATTCGATCCGCTGTACGAACTGTGGGGCTGACGCCTCACCATTTCAATTCACCAACGGATATACGATCGCCTTCGACGAAAACTACGAACTTGGCGTCACCCTACCCCGTGGTGCGGCTGAACGGATCGCAGCAGATGGACGGCAATTCATGGCCACCCCGGAACATTCGATTCAAAATCCTATCGTAACCTTTGCACCCCACGACATTGTTGGGGCGGTGGCCCGAGTCAGACCGTTTCTCGGGCAGTTGGGGACCACGCCGTCCCGGCCGATGCCCGACTCTCACAATGCCGGGGATTTTGGATCATTTTTGCTCGGCGCCCCTCACCAATATGCCCTGACACAAGAAGAACTGGATGAGGCCCGAACCGATGGACACATGGACATCGCCAGGGTTCGGGAAGGTGCCATCCTGGTTTGCCCGGTTAAAGTCCCCGGTGGCGGAGTCTATCTGGGTGATATGCACGCCTTACAAGGCGACGGTGAAATCGCAGGTCATACGTGTGATGTGTCGGGGGTGGTCACCCTACAAGTTCACGTGATCAAAGGCGCAAATCTTGAGGGGCCGATCCTGATCCCTAACGAAGAAGACCTGCCTTATCTCGCCCGACCGTTAACTGAATCGGAAAAGGCGCTGGCGAAAGCCCAGGCGACCAAGTGGGGATTCGACGCGATTGAGGAAACGGCCCCGGTCTCCGTTGTCGGCAGCGGTGCAACGTTGAACGCCGCTACGGACAACGCGCTCGAACGAGCGGCCCGCTTGTTCGGCATGTCTGTTCCCGAGGTCAAGAACCGCGCCACCATCACCGGTTCGATCGAGATCGGCCGGCACCCTGGTGTCGTGACGGCCACATTCTTGGTGCCAGTCGATCGACTGGCCAAAGTAGGCCTCTTGCCGCTAATACAAGAACAATATCGTCTTTAG
- a CDS encoding hemerythrin domain-containing protein: protein MDREEWEAVMELTAPEFHTFLLEHRVLAERMEVVRRDRSPELYRLALGELGREIDHHFVYEETLVLPKVERYFPSAVAGPAVRLREEHDLIRRRHREVLAGMHSRAGTGDVAGPWGEAVRLLAYLVLRHIEKEDHYFFPMISRILTPEERAEVAEALARANRKMEKAP, encoded by the coding sequence ATGGACCGGGAGGAATGGGAGGCGGTGATGGAGTTGACCGCCCCGGAGTTCCATACGTTTTTATTGGAACATCGGGTACTGGCTGAGCGGATGGAGGTGGTGCGCCGGGATCGGTCCCCGGAGTTGTACCGCTTGGCCCTCGGGGAACTCGGGCGGGAAATCGATCATCATTTTGTCTATGAGGAAACATTAGTTTTGCCCAAGGTGGAACGGTATTTTCCCTCGGCGGTGGCCGGGCCGGCGGTGAGGCTGCGGGAGGAGCACGATTTAATCCGCAGGCGGCACCGGGAAGTGCTGGCGGGGATGCACTCCCGGGCGGGGACCGGGGATGTGGCCGGGCCCTGGGGGGAAGCTGTGCGTTTACTAGCATATTTGGTTCTGCGGCATATTGAGAAGGAGGATCATTATTTTTTCCCGATGATCAGCCGAATCCTGACGCCGGAGGAGCGGGCGGAGGTGGCGGAGGCGCTCGCCCGGGCGAACCGCAAGATGGAAAAGGCGCCCTGA
- a CDS encoding TIGR04053 family radical SAM/SPASM domain-containing protein: MRGSRGEEGESWKVRDGVGFGTEESRIPGPAPRPFSLDYATTPFLVIWEVTRACSLHCLHCRADAQFRRDPRELTTEEGFRLLDELAEWKVPLVVLTGGDPFERPDVFDLVRYGAERGLRMSVTPSATPRVTREALERLKEAGVMRLAVSLDGARAETHDRFRGTSGSFAQTMRILKIAAELGIERQVNTTVSRYNVGEMEKLAGLVAESGAVLWSVFFLVPTGRGRKEDAVDYATQEGLYRWLAELADRAPFDIKTTEAQPYRRVLVQRRQMMRGMEGGFGTGGGKPGGTEARRGVFGGSGRAPRGVNDGNGFVFVSHIGEVYPSGFLPIRVGDVHQTSLREIYRDSSVLRALRDPDGYEGKCGVCEFRRVCGGSRARAYALTGDYLESDPSCPWVPAVLRDAAEAGGGV; the protein is encoded by the coding sequence ATGAGGGGAAGCCGGGGAGAGGAAGGGGAGAGTTGGAAGGTGCGGGATGGCGTGGGGTTTGGGACCGAGGAATCCAGGATTCCCGGTCCCGCCCCGCGGCCCTTTTCGCTGGATTATGCCACAACGCCCTTTCTGGTGATCTGGGAGGTGACCCGGGCGTGCAGTCTGCATTGCCTGCATTGCCGGGCGGATGCGCAGTTTCGTCGGGACCCCCGGGAGTTGACCACGGAAGAGGGGTTTCGGCTTCTGGACGAGTTGGCCGAGTGGAAGGTCCCGTTGGTGGTGCTGACCGGGGGAGACCCGTTTGAGCGGCCGGATGTGTTCGACCTTGTGCGGTACGGGGCTGAGCGGGGGCTGCGCATGTCGGTGACCCCGAGCGCCACGCCCCGGGTGACCCGGGAGGCTTTGGAGCGGTTGAAGGAGGCCGGGGTGATGCGGCTGGCCGTGAGCCTGGACGGGGCACGGGCGGAAACCCACGACCGGTTCCGGGGCACGTCCGGTTCCTTCGCCCAGACGATGCGGATTCTAAAAATCGCGGCGGAGCTAGGGATCGAGCGGCAGGTCAACACCACGGTGTCCCGGTATAATGTCGGGGAGATGGAAAAGCTGGCCGGGCTGGTGGCGGAGAGCGGAGCGGTTCTGTGGAGTGTCTTTTTCCTCGTGCCCACCGGGCGGGGGCGCAAGGAGGACGCTGTAGATTACGCCACCCAGGAAGGTCTCTACCGTTGGCTGGCGGAGCTCGCGGACCGGGCTCCCTTCGACATCAAGACCACCGAGGCCCAGCCCTATCGGCGGGTTTTGGTGCAAAGGCGCCAGATGATGCGAGGAATGGAAGGCGGGTTTGGGACCGGTGGGGGGAAACCGGGTGGAACCGAGGCGCGGCGGGGTGTGTTCGGCGGATCCGGGAGGGCGCCCCGTGGCGTCAATGACGGGAATGGTTTTGTGTTTGTGTCACACATAGGCGAGGTGTATCCCAGCGGGTTTCTGCCGATCCGGGTTGGCGATGTCCACCAGACTTCGCTGCGCGAGATTTACCGGGATTCATCGGTGCTTCGGGCATTAAGGGACCCCGACGGTTACGAGGGTAAGTGCGGGGTGTGTGAGTTTCGCCGGGTGTGTGGAGGATCCCGGGCCCGGGCGTACGCGTTGACCGGGGATTATTTGGAGAGTGATCCCAGCTGCCCCTGGGTGCCCGCTGTCCTGAGGGACGCGGCGGAAGCCGGTGGCGGGGTATGA
- a CDS encoding radical SAM/SPASM domain-containing protein — MLGLTSLLTEEPAFGDGLRYVEGARRSRTGVRPGAGPVVVWEITRTCNLQCQHCYANAGPGRFEGEMTHEEGRAFIDDLAAFKVPVLLVSGGEPLSRPDALELMEYATSKGIRVTLSTNGTLITPEVALELKRIGVGYVGISIDGTPDVHDRVRRRAGAFARAMRGVRNCAEAGIRVGIRFTIHKDNVHTLPFVLQLLEDEPFDRACFYHLVYSGRGAAEQDISPEVTRKVVGQLIDQVEDWHQRGIDKEILTVDNHADGAYLYLHMREKDPARAEAIRRRLRMNGGNRSGIAICHVDYQGNVHPDQFTQHYTFGNVRERSFGEIWSDESHDLLKGLRDRGERLHGRCKDCVFYDVCGGNFRTRAEAVYGDFWASDPACYLTDEEIHDQALRGESA; from the coding sequence ATGCTGGGGTTGACGAGTTTGTTGACGGAAGAGCCGGCGTTTGGGGATGGACTGCGCTATGTGGAGGGCGCCCGGCGGTCGCGCACCGGGGTACGCCCCGGGGCAGGGCCCGTGGTGGTGTGGGAGATCACCCGGACGTGTAACTTGCAATGCCAGCACTGCTATGCCAATGCCGGGCCAGGGCGGTTTGAAGGAGAGATGACCCACGAGGAGGGCCGGGCGTTTATCGATGATTTGGCGGCGTTCAAGGTCCCGGTCTTGTTAGTTTCCGGGGGCGAGCCTCTTTCCCGGCCGGATGCCCTGGAGCTGATGGAATACGCGACCTCCAAGGGGATTCGGGTGACCCTGTCCACCAATGGCACGCTCATCACTCCGGAAGTGGCCCTGGAGTTAAAGCGCATTGGAGTGGGATATGTCGGTATCAGCATCGATGGGACACCGGATGTGCACGATCGGGTTCGGCGCCGGGCCGGGGCTTTTGCCCGGGCCATGCGCGGGGTGCGGAACTGCGCCGAGGCGGGGATTCGGGTGGGCATCCGTTTTACGATTCACAAGGATAATGTCCACACCCTGCCCTTTGTGCTGCAGCTTTTGGAGGATGAGCCTTTTGACCGGGCTTGCTTTTACCACTTGGTGTACAGCGGCCGGGGGGCGGCGGAGCAAGACATTTCGCCGGAGGTCACCCGGAAGGTGGTCGGGCAATTGATCGACCAGGTGGAGGATTGGCACCAGAGGGGAATTGACAAAGAAATCCTCACCGTGGACAACCACGCCGACGGGGCGTATCTCTATTTGCACATGCGGGAGAAAGATCCGGCCCGGGCTGAGGCCATCCGCCGGAGGTTGCGCATGAACGGGGGCAACCGATCGGGGATCGCCATCTGTCACGTGGATTATCAAGGGAACGTCCACCCGGATCAGTTCACCCAGCATTATACGTTTGGAAACGTTCGGGAGCGTTCCTTCGGAGAAATTTGGTCAGACGAGAGCCACGATCTGCTCAAGGGACTCAGGGATCGGGGAGAACGGCTTCACGGGCGGTGTAAAGATTGCGTGTTTTACGACGTGTGCGGGGGCAATTTTCGCACCCGGGCCGAGGCGGTTTACGGGGACTTTTGGGCTTCGGATCCGGCGTGTTATTTGACTGATGAAGAGATTCACGACCAGGCGCTGCGGGGGGAGAGTGCATGA
- the ltrA gene encoding group II intron reverse transcriptase/maturase codes for MRSREGRRQPKTLNRDCPREEVVKPRGIVGEPSPSPAQSGTSPRGDQGDSLMEKVVARDNMLAALKRVEQNKGAPGVDGIPTENLREQIRAEWPRIREELLAGTYRPQPVRRVEIPKPGGGKRMLGIPTVMDRLIQQALLQVLTPIFDPQFSEASYGFRPGRRAHDAVKKARQYVEEGYEWGVDMDLEKFFDRVNHDILMARVARKVTDKRVLKVIRRYLQAGIMVNGVVMEREEGTPQGGPLSPLLANILLDDLDKELEKRGHKFVRYADDANIYVRSRRAGERVLAGVRKFLQERLKLKLNEQKSTVDRPWKLKFLGFSMYKPKAGEIRIRLARQSIDRVKTKIRTLTARNTPIAMEERIRRLNTYLGGWIGYFALAETPSIFEEIDGWIRRRLRMCLWKQWKRVRTRYRELRALGLPEWVVHPFANARKGPWRMAHGPMNRALGNAYWQAQGLMSLTERYRRLRQAW; via the coding sequence GTGCGTTCGCGAGAAGGACGAAGACAGCCGAAAACCCTGAACAGGGACTGCCCACGGGAGGAAGTGGTGAAGCCACGGGGGATCGTGGGAGAGCCGAGCCCTTCTCCGGCACAAAGCGGAACCTCACCTCGCGGGGATCAAGGTGACAGCCTGATGGAGAAGGTGGTGGCCAGGGATAACATGCTGGCCGCCCTGAAGCGGGTGGAGCAGAACAAGGGTGCCCCCGGCGTGGACGGCATTCCCACGGAAAACCTCCGGGAACAGATCCGAGCCGAGTGGCCGCGCATCCGGGAAGAACTGCTCGCGGGGACCTACCGACCGCAGCCCGTGCGCCGGGTCGAAATCCCGAAACCCGGGGGAGGCAAGCGGATGCTGGGGATCCCCACCGTGATGGACCGCCTGATCCAACAGGCCCTCCTGCAAGTGCTGACGCCGATCTTTGATCCGCAATTTTCGGAGGCCAGCTACGGTTTCCGCCCCGGAAGAAGGGCCCACGACGCGGTCAAGAAAGCGAGGCAGTATGTGGAAGAAGGATACGAATGGGGCGTGGACATGGACCTGGAAAAGTTCTTTGACCGGGTGAATCATGACATCCTTATGGCCCGGGTAGCCCGGAAGGTCACGGACAAACGAGTGCTCAAGGTTATTCGCCGGTACCTCCAGGCAGGGATCATGGTGAACGGGGTGGTCATGGAAAGGGAGGAAGGGACGCCCCAGGGTGGGCCGTTGAGTCCACTGTTGGCGAATATCCTTCTGGATGACCTGGATAAAGAACTGGAAAAGAGGGGCCACAAGTTCGTCCGGTATGCAGATGATGCCAACATCTACGTTCGAAGCAGACGGGCGGGGGAGAGAGTCTTGGCCGGTGTCCGGAAATTCCTGCAGGAGAGGTTAAAACTCAAGCTCAACGAGCAGAAGAGCACGGTGGACCGACCGTGGAAACTCAAGTTTCTGGGGTTCAGCATGTATAAACCCAAAGCCGGGGAAATCCGAATCCGCCTAGCGAGGCAGTCGATCGACCGGGTCAAGACCAAGATCCGAACCCTCACGGCGAGGAACACACCGATCGCCATGGAGGAACGAATCCGACGGCTGAACACGTATCTGGGTGGATGGATCGGGTATTTTGCCCTGGCGGAAACGCCGAGCATCTTCGAAGAAATCGATGGATGGATACGGCGGAGGCTGCGGATGTGTCTCTGGAAACAGTGGAAACGGGTGCGGACGCGATACCGTGAACTGCGCGCACTGGGGTTGCCGGAGTGGGTGGTACACCCATTCGCCAACGCCCGCAAAGGGCCGTGGCGAATGGCCCATGGGCCGATGAACAGAGCCCTGGGCAACGCCTACTGGCAGGCTCAAGGTCTGATGAGTTTAACCGAACGTTACCGAAGGCTTCGTCAAGCTTGGTGA
- a CDS encoding Crp/Fnr family transcriptional regulator, translating to MSITQRIPLFAHLPENQLQTVENFCTPLSIPSRGMIFHQGDPLERVFFLSRGLVKIYIYDVDGREQIMAVLGAGEMFPHTGFFDETTYPAHAQAIRDTDLVALTRQKLERLVLDSPDAAMALIRVQGRKIRELQARLQNLTQHSVLERVAWTLWQQVLEWGRVDPEGYVMSFPLTHYELAKWVGTTRESANRAMSLLRKQGVIQVQGEQLRILQPDVLESLAGGLKEAGKGRPGK from the coding sequence ATGAGCATCACTCAGCGAATCCCACTGTTTGCACACCTGCCTGAAAACCAACTTCAGACAGTGGAGAATTTCTGCACACCTTTGAGCATTCCCTCCCGGGGCATGATTTTTCACCAGGGCGACCCATTGGAGCGCGTGTTTTTCTTGTCCCGGGGGCTTGTGAAAATTTATATCTATGACGTGGACGGGCGGGAGCAGATCATGGCGGTCCTCGGGGCCGGCGAAATGTTCCCCCATACGGGTTTTTTTGACGAGACGACCTACCCGGCCCACGCCCAGGCCATTCGGGATACCGATTTGGTGGCCCTGACCCGCCAAAAGTTGGAACGTTTGGTGCTCGATTCCCCCGATGCCGCCATGGCCCTCATCCGGGTTCAGGGCCGCAAGATCCGCGAGCTTCAGGCGAGACTTCAGAATTTGACTCAGCATTCCGTTCTGGAGCGGGTGGCGTGGACTTTATGGCAACAGGTCTTGGAATGGGGGCGGGTCGACCCAGAAGGATATGTGATGTCCTTTCCCCTCACCCACTATGAACTGGCCAAATGGGTGGGCACCACCCGGGAATCGGCAAACCGGGCCATGAGTTTGCTCAGAAAACAGGGGGTGATCCAGGTGCAGGGGGAGCAGCTCCGCATCCTGCAACCAGACGTGTTGGAATCTTTGGCGGGCGGACTCAAAGAGGCGGGCAAAGGACGGCCCGGGAAGTAA
- a CDS encoding amino acid ABC transporter permease, whose product MEVVLQYLGPIGQGMLVTVALTVLGTVLALIIGLFGALARLYGPWPLRAVVGAYVEVIRGTPQILQLFAVFFGLTQYGIQLDAFTAAAIWLSAYGGAYAVELFRAGLHSIPHEQREASAALGISRWTTLRKVILPQALATILPAMVSFLVLQVKNSSLAFTIGVMDIMRRAELGVNATSQATLLYLMAVTAYFILNFPLSRLGIALERRVAQYR is encoded by the coding sequence GTGGAAGTGGTTCTTCAATACCTTGGCCCCATTGGGCAGGGAATGCTCGTCACCGTGGCGCTTACCGTCTTAGGGACGGTGTTGGCGCTGATCATCGGCCTCTTCGGGGCGCTGGCGCGCCTGTACGGTCCTTGGCCCCTGCGGGCGGTGGTGGGCGCTTACGTGGAAGTGATCCGTGGTACGCCACAGATCTTACAGTTGTTTGCGGTCTTTTTCGGACTGACCCAATACGGGATCCAATTGGACGCTTTCACTGCCGCGGCGATTTGGTTATCGGCCTACGGAGGTGCTTATGCAGTGGAGCTGTTTCGGGCGGGGCTTCACAGTATCCCCCACGAGCAGCGGGAGGCTTCAGCGGCCCTGGGGATCAGCCGCTGGACAACCTTGCGAAAGGTCATTCTGCCCCAGGCTTTGGCGACGATCCTGCCGGCGATGGTGAGCTTTCTCGTCCTGCAAGTGAAAAACTCATCCCTCGCCTTTACCATCGGCGTGATGGATATCATGCGCCGGGCAGAGCTCGGGGTGAATGCCACCAGCCAGGCCACGTTGCTCTATCTGATGGCCGTTACGGCGTACTTTATCTTGAATTTTCCTTTGTCCCGGCTGGGGATCGCTCTGGAGCGGCGGGTGGCCCAGTACCGGTGA
- a CDS encoding amino acid ABC transporter ATP-binding protein has product MSRQRVLEIRGLTKRFGDHTILKDIDLDVEVGEVVAIIGPSGAGKSTLLRCVNYLQPFESGTIRVLGHMLKGSDSGWSPSHRELTEIRKKVGMVFQRFNLFPHLTVLENIILAPMDVNKVSKQEAIQEARRLLDLVGLGDKENAYPRNLSGGQQQRVAICRALAMHPQMMLFDEPTSALDPELVGDVLSVIRQLAADGMTMLLVTHEMAFARDVADTIVVMADQQIIESGPARKLLSNPEHERTRTFLRRVLDHSPADDAEPALVNSYQLSPQR; this is encoded by the coding sequence GTGTCAAGGCAGCGGGTGCTTGAGATTCGAGGTCTGACAAAGCGATTTGGGGATCACACGATCCTCAAGGATATCGACCTTGATGTCGAGGTGGGCGAAGTGGTGGCGATCATCGGCCCCAGCGGGGCCGGAAAGAGCACGCTCCTCCGTTGTGTGAACTATTTACAGCCCTTTGAATCCGGCACCATCCGGGTGCTCGGCCATATGCTCAAGGGCTCGGACAGCGGTTGGAGCCCCAGTCACCGGGAGTTGACGGAGATCCGGAAGAAAGTGGGCATGGTGTTTCAACGGTTTAATCTGTTTCCTCACCTGACCGTTCTAGAGAATATCATCCTCGCGCCCATGGACGTGAACAAAGTGTCCAAGCAGGAAGCCATCCAGGAAGCCCGGCGCCTCTTAGACTTGGTGGGTCTCGGCGATAAAGAAAATGCCTATCCGCGCAACCTGTCCGGCGGACAGCAACAGCGGGTGGCGATTTGTCGGGCTCTGGCCATGCACCCGCAAATGATGCTCTTCGACGAGCCCACGTCCGCTTTGGATCCGGAGTTGGTGGGCGATGTCCTGTCGGTCATTCGGCAATTGGCCGCCGACGGTATGACGATGTTGTTGGTGACCCATGAAATGGCTTTCGCCCGGGATGTAGCGGACACCATCGTGGTGATGGCCGACCAGCAGATCATTGAGTCCGGCCCGGCGCGGAAATTGTTATCCAACCCTGAACACGAACGGACGCGCACCTTCCTGCGGCGGGTATTGGATCACAGCCCAGCTGACGACGCCGAGCCGGCCCTCGTGAACTCCTACCAACTCAGTCCCCAGAGGTGA